The following are encoded together in the Limanda limanda chromosome 12, fLimLim1.1, whole genome shotgun sequence genome:
- the LOC133015151 gene encoding histone H1-like: MSEAAPAPAPAAAKVKAVKKKVVKPKAAGPGVSELIVKAVSASKERSGASVSALKKALAAGGYDVEKNNSRVNTTIKKLVVSGTLVQTRGTGATGSFKMSKKVDTKVQKAVKKAAPKAKKPAAKKPAVAKKPKAAKKPAAAKKSPKKVTKPAAAKKVAKSPKKVAKSPKKVAKSPKKMGKKAPAAKKSPAKRVAKPKAKKTAAKKK, from the coding sequence ATGTCAGAAGCCGCTCCAGCTCCGGCTCCAGCCGCCGCCAAGGTTAAAGCGGTCAAGAAGAAGGTCGTGAAACCGAAGGCCGCCGGCCCCGGCGTCAGTGAGCTCATCGTGAAAGCCGTGTCCGCGTCCAAGGAGCGCAGTGGCGCGTCAGTGTCCGCCCTCAAGAAGGCTCTGGCTGCCGGAGGCTACGATGTGGAGAAGAACAACTCCCGCGTCAACACCACCATCAAGAAGCTGGTGGTCAGCGGGACCCTGGTCCAGACCAGGGGAACCGGGGCCACGGGCTCGTTCAAGATGAGCAAGAAGGTGGACACCAAGGTCCAGAAGGCGGTGAAGAAGGCCGCTCCCAAAGCGAAGAAGCCCGCCGCCAAGAAACCTGCAGTGGCTAAAAAGCCCAAGGCAGCCAAGAAGCCAGCAGCCGCTAAAAAGTCCCCGAAGAAGGTGACGAAACCAGCAGCGGCCAAGAAGGTGGCGAAGAGCCCGAAGAAGGTGGCGAAGAGCCCCAAGAAAGTGGCAAAGAGCCCCAAGAAGATGGGGAAAAAGGCGCCTGCTGCAAAGAAATCCCCCGCGAAGAGGGTCGCCAAGCCCAAAGCGAAGAAGACAGCAGCCAAGAAGAAGTGA